A stretch of the Thalassotalea euphylliae genome encodes the following:
- the topA gene encoding type I DNA topoisomerase, protein MAKSLVIVESPAKAKTINKYLGKDFVVKSSVGHVRDLPTGSTGKKVATKPAAEVRKMSPEAKAKYKAKRDRQALVNRMGIDPEKDWQASYHILPGKEKVVSELTKLADKADTIYLATDLDREGEAIAWHLKEIIGGDDDKFKRVVFNEITENAIQQAFATPGELSMPGVNAQQARRFLDRVVGFMVSPLLWKKVARGLSAGRVQSVAVKLVVEREREIKAFIPEEFWEVSADTTTADGTALTLAVTHEKGKAFKPTNETQTMAAVALLQKAQFAVAKREDKPSKSSPSAPFITSTLQQAASTKLGYGVKRTMGLAQRLYELGHITYMRTDSTNLSADAVKMARDFIADEFGADYLPEKPKVYGSKGNAQEAHEAIRPSNVKLEAALLNGVDADAKRLYELIWRQFVACQMTAARYDVTTLTIGAGDFDLKAKGRVMRFDGWTRVHPQLNKGDDKHLPDLAVGDTVNLDKLDPTQHFTKPVARFGEASLVKELEKRSIGRPSTYASIISTIQDRGYVRLEKKRFYAEKMGEIVTDSLSESFENLMSYNFTANMEQELDDIAEGSAQWKAVLNEFYANFKGQLENADKPSEEGGMRSNEPVLTDIDCPTCARKMGIRTASTGVFLGCSGYSLPPKERCTTTMNLIPGEEAVSVLVEDEETEALRAMHRCPKCSTAMDSYLIDEKRKLHVCGNNPVCDGYELEQGDFKIKGYDGPVLECDRCSSDMELKSGRFGKYFDCTNSECKNTRKLLANGEAAPPKEDPVQLPELPCEKSEAHFVLRDGAAGIFLAASTFPKSRETRAPKVAELKRFRDRISSKFYYLADAPEQDPEGNQAIVRFSRKTKEQYVMTEVEGKATGWVAKYVDGKWQEEQTKKTAAKKAPAKKAATKKAPAKKKA, encoded by the coding sequence ATGGCAAAATCATTGGTAATTGTCGAATCACCAGCCAAAGCAAAGACAATTAACAAATATCTTGGTAAAGACTTCGTGGTTAAATCGAGTGTCGGTCATGTACGTGACTTGCCTACGGGCAGTACCGGGAAAAAAGTCGCTACTAAGCCAGCGGCCGAAGTACGAAAAATGTCGCCTGAGGCCAAGGCTAAATACAAAGCCAAGCGTGACCGCCAAGCATTGGTTAATCGCATGGGTATCGACCCAGAAAAAGACTGGCAAGCGTCTTATCATATCTTGCCAGGTAAAGAAAAAGTGGTCAGTGAATTAACTAAACTAGCCGACAAAGCTGACACCATCTACCTCGCAACCGATTTGGATAGAGAGGGAGAGGCAATCGCGTGGCACTTAAAAGAGATCATCGGTGGTGACGATGATAAGTTTAAACGCGTGGTATTTAATGAAATTACAGAAAATGCCATTCAACAGGCGTTTGCTACGCCTGGTGAGTTAAGTATGCCGGGCGTTAACGCTCAGCAAGCGCGCCGTTTCTTAGATCGTGTGGTCGGCTTTATGGTGAGCCCACTTCTGTGGAAGAAGGTCGCTAGAGGCTTGTCAGCAGGTCGTGTGCAATCAGTCGCAGTAAAGCTTGTGGTTGAGCGAGAGCGTGAAATCAAAGCCTTTATTCCGGAAGAGTTTTGGGAAGTTAGTGCTGACACAACCACAGCTGATGGCACGGCATTAACCCTAGCGGTTACCCATGAAAAGGGTAAAGCGTTTAAACCAACCAATGAAACACAAACCATGGCGGCAGTTGCGCTACTTCAAAAAGCGCAGTTTGCGGTTGCTAAACGCGAAGATAAACCATCGAAAAGCTCGCCTTCAGCGCCATTTATTACTTCAACATTGCAGCAAGCAGCGAGTACTAAACTAGGCTATGGTGTTAAGCGCACGATGGGCTTAGCGCAGCGTTTGTATGAATTAGGTCACATCACCTATATGCGTACCGATTCAACCAACTTAAGTGCTGATGCGGTGAAGATGGCGCGTGATTTTATTGCCGATGAATTTGGTGCTGATTACTTACCTGAAAAACCAAAAGTTTACGGTAGTAAAGGTAATGCGCAAGAAGCGCATGAGGCAATCCGTCCATCGAACGTGAAATTAGAAGCAGCATTGTTAAACGGTGTTGATGCTGATGCGAAACGCTTATATGAATTAATTTGGCGCCAGTTTGTGGCTTGTCAAATGACAGCTGCACGTTACGACGTAACAACCTTAACCATAGGCGCTGGTGATTTTGACCTTAAAGCAAAAGGCCGCGTAATGCGATTTGACGGTTGGACAAGAGTTCACCCGCAGCTTAACAAAGGTGATGATAAGCATCTACCAGATTTGGCGGTAGGGGATACGGTTAATCTTGATAAGCTAGACCCAACGCAGCACTTCACAAAACCGGTTGCACGATTTGGTGAAGCGTCACTGGTAAAAGAGCTGGAAAAACGTTCTATCGGTCGCCCATCGACATACGCATCGATTATTTCCACCATTCAAGATCGTGGTTATGTGCGCTTAGAGAAAAAACGTTTCTACGCTGAAAAAATGGGTGAAATCGTCACTGATAGCTTGTCAGAAAGTTTTGAAAATCTGATGAGCTATAACTTCACTGCGAACATGGAGCAAGAGCTTGATGATATCGCAGAAGGCTCAGCGCAATGGAAAGCTGTGCTTAACGAGTTTTATGCCAACTTCAAAGGCCAGTTAGAAAATGCTGATAAGCCATCAGAAGAAGGTGGTATGCGCAGCAACGAACCGGTACTGACAGATATTGATTGCCCAACCTGTGCTCGCAAAATGGGTATTCGCACGGCATCTACCGGTGTATTCTTAGGCTGCTCTGGCTACTCATTACCTCCAAAAGAACGTTGTACCACCACCATGAACCTTATTCCAGGTGAAGAAGCGGTAAGCGTGCTGGTGGAAGATGAGGAAACTGAAGCGCTACGTGCGATGCATCGCTGTCCAAAATGTTCAACGGCGATGGACAGTTACTTAATCGATGAAAAGCGCAAACTGCATGTTTGTGGTAATAACCCTGTCTGTGATGGCTACGAGCTAGAGCAGGGCGATTTCAAGATTAAAGGCTATGATGGCCCAGTGTTAGAGTGCGACCGCTGTAGCTCGGATATGGAGCTTAAATCAGGGCGCTTCGGTAAGTATTTCGACTGCACTAACAGTGAGTGTAAAAATACCCGTAAGTTGTTAGCTAACGGTGAAGCAGCGCCACCGAAAGAAGATCCGGTGCAGTTACCCGAGCTTCCGTGTGAAAAGTCTGAAGCGCACTTCGTGCTTCGTGATGGTGCAGCGGGTATTTTCCTTGCAGCGAGCACTTTCCCGAAATCGCGTGAAACACGTGCTCCTAAAGTGGCTGAATTAAAGCGCTTTAGAGATAGAATTTCATCTAAGTTCTATTACTTAGCAGATGCGCCAGAGCAAGATCCAGAGGGCAACCAAGCCATTGTTCGCTTTAGTCGTAAAACGAAAGAACAGTATGTAATGACTGAGGTCGAAGGTAAAGCGACTGGCTGGGTGGCTAAGTATGTTGATGGCAAATGGCAGGAAGAGCAGACTAAGAAAACCGCTGCGAAAAAAGCCCCCGCTAAAAAGGCAGCAACTAAAAAAGCGCCTGCTAAGAAAAAAGCTTAA
- the hppD gene encoding 4-hydroxyphenylpyruvate dioxygenase yields the protein MNDVANPLKLCGIEFTEYATPDSDFMEKAFYGFGFSKTKKFKGRDIDYFNQNDIHFLLNNEQSGFSKEFAKSHGPAICSMGWRVEDAEFAFEQAIKRGAKSAENAANKLPYPAIYGIGDSLIYFIDRFGLGGSIYQQDFEDHPEPVEVEDKGFKAVDHLTNNVYQGTMEKWANFYKEVFGFTEVRYFDIKGEKTALVSYALQSPCGNFSIPINEGKGTNNNQIDEYLDEYNGPGVQHLAFITDDLVSSLDKIDSDIIDTLNIVPEYYDDVFKRIPWVKEDHKRIRQHQILVDSQKENSYLLQIFTKNIFGPIFIEMIQRVDDKGFGEGNFTALFKSIELNQMERGVL from the coding sequence ATGAATGACGTTGCTAACCCACTAAAATTGTGTGGTATTGAATTTACAGAATACGCGACACCTGACAGCGATTTTATGGAAAAAGCGTTTTACGGTTTTGGCTTCTCGAAAACCAAAAAGTTTAAAGGGCGTGATATCGACTACTTTAATCAAAACGATATCCATTTTTTACTGAACAATGAACAGTCGGGTTTTTCTAAAGAGTTTGCGAAAAGTCATGGGCCTGCAATTTGTTCTATGGGGTGGCGAGTAGAAGACGCTGAATTCGCGTTTGAACAAGCAATTAAACGTGGTGCTAAATCAGCAGAAAATGCCGCGAACAAGCTGCCATACCCTGCTATTTATGGCATTGGCGACAGCTTGATTTACTTTATTGATCGCTTTGGCTTAGGCGGCTCAATTTACCAGCAAGATTTTGAAGATCATCCAGAGCCCGTTGAAGTTGAAGACAAAGGCTTTAAAGCGGTTGATCACTTAACCAATAATGTTTACCAAGGGACAATGGAAAAGTGGGCGAACTTTTACAAAGAGGTATTTGGCTTTACGGAAGTACGTTACTTCGACATTAAAGGCGAGAAAACGGCACTTGTCTCTTACGCCTTACAATCGCCTTGCGGTAATTTTTCAATCCCTATAAACGAAGGTAAGGGTACTAATAACAATCAAATCGATGAATACTTGGATGAGTATAATGGCCCTGGCGTACAACACTTAGCGTTTATTACCGATGATTTGGTGAGCTCGTTAGATAAAATAGATAGCGATATTATTGATACCTTGAATATTGTGCCTGAATATTACGATGATGTGTTTAAGCGCATTCCTTGGGTAAAAGAAGATCATAAACGTATTCGTCAGCACCAGATTTTGGTGGACAGCCAAAAAGAAAATTCATATTTATTGCAAATATTCACCAAAAATATTTTTGGCCCAATTTTTATCGAAATGATTCAACGAGTTGATGATAAAGGCTTTGGTGAAGGTAACTTTACTGCACTATTTAAATCGATTGAGTTAAACCAAATGGAGCGAGGCGTGCTATAG
- the hemA gene encoding glutamyl-tRNA reductase, translated as MSIVAVGINHKTAPVSVREKISFNPDQLSSALQEMLAQVECNEAAILSTCNRTELYLVQDASLEATQAKVVSWLEQYHNIPASAIIPSLYWHTDKQAVNHMMRVACGLDSLVLGEPQILGQMKQAYSQAKAAGSMALVMDRLFQRTFGVAKQVRTETEIGESAVSVAFAAVNLAKHIFASLKNARVLLVGAGETIELVAKHLYDNNVGSITVANRTISRAENMAKQIGADVITLAQIPDYLAKADIVISSTGSTLPIIGKGMVESALEQRKHQPIFMVDLAVPRDIEEQVSDLEDVFLYTVDDLQGIIAKNIENRRKAAVQAEGIVTEQSGVFMSWLRGLNTQDAVLSYRQQCMAERDVLLEKALSQLNNNKNPEAVVAELATKLTNKLMHAPTSALQSAAQGGELDKLIYLRDIFDLDKPNN; from the coding sequence ATGTCCATAGTTGCTGTTGGTATCAATCATAAAACTGCACCCGTGTCGGTTCGAGAGAAAATCTCGTTCAACCCCGACCAATTAAGCTCAGCTTTGCAAGAGATGCTGGCGCAAGTGGAATGTAATGAAGCAGCAATATTATCGACCTGTAACCGCACTGAACTTTATCTGGTTCAAGACGCTAGCCTAGAAGCAACGCAAGCAAAGGTCGTTAGCTGGCTAGAGCAATACCACAATATTCCTGCTAGTGCGATTATTCCAAGCCTATATTGGCATACCGACAAACAAGCCGTAAACCACATGATGCGTGTCGCGTGTGGCTTAGATTCGTTAGTCTTGGGTGAACCACAAATTCTCGGCCAAATGAAACAAGCTTACTCGCAAGCAAAAGCCGCGGGTTCAATGGCCTTGGTTATGGATCGGTTATTCCAAAGGACTTTTGGTGTTGCCAAACAAGTGCGCACTGAAACTGAAATTGGCGAAAGCGCGGTTTCAGTAGCTTTTGCAGCCGTAAACCTTGCAAAACATATTTTTGCCAGCCTGAAAAATGCGCGTGTACTGCTTGTCGGTGCAGGCGAAACCATAGAGCTGGTTGCTAAGCATTTATACGACAATAATGTTGGTAGCATCACGGTGGCGAATCGCACGATTTCTCGTGCGGAAAATATGGCGAAGCAGATTGGCGCCGATGTCATCACCCTAGCGCAAATTCCTGACTACTTGGCCAAAGCCGATATTGTCATTAGCTCAACCGGCAGTACCTTACCTATTATCGGAAAAGGTATGGTGGAAAGCGCTCTAGAACAGCGTAAGCATCAACCTATTTTTATGGTCGACTTAGCCGTACCGCGTGATATCGAAGAGCAAGTATCCGATTTAGAGGATGTCTTCTTATACACAGTTGATGACTTGCAGGGCATTATCGCGAAAAATATTGAAAACCGCCGTAAAGCCGCAGTGCAAGCGGAAGGTATCGTGACTGAGCAATCGGGCGTGTTTATGTCATGGTTGCGCGGTTTAAATACTCAAGATGCGGTGTTAAGTTATCGCCAGCAATGTATGGCTGAGCGTGACGTGTTGTTAGAAAAGGCGCTTTCGCAGCTTAATAACAATAAAAACCCAGAAGCGGTAGTGGCAGAGCTCGCCACTAAGCTGACAAACAAATTAATGCATGCGCCAACCAGTGCACTGCAATCTGCTGCTCAAGGCGGCGAACTCGATAAACTCATTTATTTACGCGACATTTTTGATTTGGATAAGCCAAATAACTAA
- a CDS encoding ribose-phosphate pyrophosphokinase — protein sequence MPDMKIFAGNATPELAKKIADRLYIGLGEAKVGSFSDGEISVEITENVRGADVFIIQSTCAPTNNNLMELIVMVDALRRASAGRITAVMPYFGYARQDRRVRSARVPITAKVVADFLSSVGVDRVLTVDLHAEQIQGFFDVPVDNVFGTPILLEDMKTRNLENPVVVSPDIGGVVRARAVAKLLDDADLAIIDKRRPKANVAQVMHIIGDVEGRDCIIVDDMIDTGGTLAKAAAALKDHGAKNVYAYATHPVLSGNAAQNLRESVIDEVIVTDSIPLSDEIKALGDRVKQLTLSGMLSEAIRRVSNEESISAMFEA from the coding sequence GTGCCTGACATGAAGATCTTTGCGGGTAACGCCACCCCTGAACTGGCTAAAAAAATTGCCGATCGCTTATATATCGGTTTAGGTGAAGCGAAAGTAGGTAGTTTTAGTGACGGGGAAATCAGTGTTGAAATCACTGAAAATGTTCGTGGTGCCGATGTGTTTATCATCCAATCAACCTGTGCACCGACTAACAATAACCTAATGGAATTGATTGTCATGGTTGATGCCCTGCGCCGCGCTTCTGCAGGTCGTATCACCGCTGTTATGCCATACTTCGGCTACGCTCGCCAAGACCGTCGTGTACGCAGTGCTCGTGTACCAATTACCGCTAAAGTAGTAGCAGACTTCCTTTCAAGCGTTGGTGTTGACCGTGTCCTAACTGTTGACCTACACGCAGAGCAAATTCAAGGCTTCTTCGATGTACCAGTAGATAACGTATTCGGTACACCTATCTTGTTAGAAGACATGAAAACCCGCAACTTAGAAAACCCAGTAGTGGTTTCACCTGATATCGGCGGTGTTGTACGTGCTCGCGCAGTAGCAAAATTACTTGATGACGCTGATTTAGCGATTATCGATAAACGTCGTCCGAAAGCCAACGTTGCACAAGTAATGCACATTATCGGTGATGTGGAAGGCCGTGACTGTATTATCGTTGACGACATGATTGATACTGGTGGCACATTAGCGAAAGCTGCTGCTGCACTTAAAGATCACGGTGCGAAAAATGTTTACGCTTATGCAACACACCCTGTACTTTCTGGAAATGCAGCGCAGAACCTACGAGAATCTGTGATTGATGAAGTCATTGTGACTGACTCAATTCCATTATCAGATGAAATTAAAGCGTTAGGCGACCGTGTGAAGCAACTAACGTTGAGCGGTATGCTATCTGAAGCTATTCGCCGTGTAAGCAACGAAGAATCTATTTCTGCAATGTTTGAAGCTTAA
- the ispE gene encoding 4-(cytidine 5'-diphospho)-2-C-methyl-D-erythritol kinase yields MINTTYTLPSPAKLNLFLHVNGRRPDGYHELQTLFQFLDYSDTISLTLTDDNKITLATPIEGVAEADNLIVKAAKILERVKSNSLGINIAINKVLPMGGGLGGGSSNAATILLALNELWQLNLPLEKLAELGLSLGADVPIFVRGFAAFAEGVGEQLVPAAPAECWYLVSKPEVHISTQEVFQSDDLPRNTKKISAFELNTDHRQNDCEVVVTKHYPEVAKLLATLLEYAPSRMTGTGACIFTTCTSEQEACDIQAQLPNNIESFVAKGVNQSPTHSALETLRKNLG; encoded by the coding sequence ATGATAAATACAACCTACACATTACCTTCTCCGGCCAAGCTTAATTTATTTTTACACGTTAACGGTCGCAGACCAGATGGGTATCACGAACTGCAAACCTTATTTCAGTTTCTCGACTACAGCGACACCATTTCACTTACGCTAACTGACGATAATAAAATTACCCTAGCGACACCAATTGAAGGTGTCGCCGAAGCAGATAACCTAATTGTTAAAGCCGCTAAAATTCTTGAGCGGGTAAAAAGTAATAGTTTAGGAATCAATATTGCCATCAACAAAGTGCTACCTATGGGTGGCGGTTTGGGCGGCGGCTCGTCAAATGCCGCGACTATTTTATTGGCATTGAATGAGCTTTGGCAGCTTAATTTGCCCCTAGAAAAACTTGCTGAGTTGGGCTTGTCGCTAGGGGCTGATGTGCCAATTTTTGTGCGCGGCTTTGCTGCCTTTGCGGAAGGTGTTGGCGAACAATTAGTACCTGCAGCGCCTGCAGAGTGCTGGTACCTGGTGAGTAAGCCCGAAGTGCACATTTCCACTCAAGAAGTATTCCAAAGTGATGATTTACCTAGAAATACTAAGAAAATTTCGGCTTTTGAGCTAAACACTGATCACCGTCAAAATGATTGCGAAGTGGTGGTAACAAAACACTACCCTGAGGTTGCCAAGCTGTTGGCGACATTGTTAGAATACGCGCCGTCTCGAATGACGGGTACAGGGGCATGCATTTTTACCACTTGTACCAGTGAGCAAGAGGCTTGCGATATTCAAGCTCAACTGCCTAACAACATTGAGTCGTTTGTCGCTAAAGGTGTCAACCAATCGCCTACCCATTCTGCGTTAGAAACACTGCGCAAAAATCTGGGTTAA
- the lolB gene encoding lipoprotein insertase outer membrane protein LolB, with protein sequence MSRQYSPVTLPLDIELLIAKTMNSQLLMGLIMCLTLMLGGCAQLGSFGKQQNYDPSTDRTELLSSINDWQIKGQIAFIQPSKREKASIFWQHGEDNQSLNLTTYLGINVMSLESVNGSHQLTIDGKDYQTRNLDQLIWQLTGLTFPSDALTHWIKAVPYSDSDEISLSAESQLPATITSYYNNQQWRVQYSRYQEFQGVQLPTSILIKQQGLTIKLAIRQWQI encoded by the coding sequence ATGTCTCGCCAATATTCGCCAGTAACACTGCCATTAGATATAGAGCTATTGATAGCTAAGACGATGAACAGCCAGTTGTTAATGGGGTTAATAATGTGCTTAACGCTAATGCTTGGGGGTTGCGCCCAGCTAGGTAGCTTTGGCAAACAACAAAACTATGATCCAAGCACAGATCGCACAGAGCTACTAAGCAGTATTAATGACTGGCAAATAAAAGGACAAATTGCCTTTATTCAGCCAAGTAAACGTGAAAAGGCCAGTATTTTTTGGCAGCACGGTGAAGATAACCAATCGCTTAATTTAACCACTTATTTAGGCATCAATGTGATGTCACTTGAGAGCGTTAACGGTTCACATCAACTAACGATTGATGGCAAAGATTATCAAACCCGAAATCTTGACCAGCTTATTTGGCAACTTACTGGCCTTACTTTTCCCAGCGATGCGTTGACACATTGGATCAAGGCCGTACCTTATTCAGACAGCGATGAAATAAGCTTATCGGCTGAAAGCCAATTACCTGCAACCATCACTAGCTATTACAATAATCAGCAATGGCGAGTGCAATACAGTCGCTACCAAGAATTTCAAGGCGTACAACTGCCAACTAGCATATTAATTAAACAGCAAGGCTTAACCATTAAGCTGGCAATAAGACAATGGCAAATTTGA
- the prfA gene encoding peptide chain release factor 1, with protein MKESVYRKLEGLVERFEEVQALLSDPETIADQEKFKALSKEFSQLEGTTKVFQTFQSAEEDLEMANEMLKDSDPDMREMAQEEHKAAKAAIEELEQELQILLLPKDPNDDNNCFVEIRAGAGGDEAAIFAGDIFRMYSRYAEKKGWKVEVMNMNESEQGGYKEIIAKINGEGVYGEMKFESGGHRVQRVPETESQGRVHTSACTVVVMPEIPESEAIEINKADLKVDTFRASGAGGQHVNKTDSAIRITHIPTGLVVECQDQRSQHKNRAQAMSVLQARLQQAEDDKRRAEEESSRRSLVASGDRSERIRTYNYPQGRMTDHRINLTLYRLNEVIEGNLQLVMDPILQENQADLLASLADQN; from the coding sequence ATGAAAGAATCCGTATACCGCAAGCTCGAAGGTTTAGTTGAGCGTTTTGAAGAAGTGCAGGCGCTATTGTCTGATCCTGAAACCATTGCTGATCAGGAAAAGTTCAAAGCCTTGTCAAAAGAGTTTTCTCAACTCGAAGGCACCACTAAGGTGTTCCAAACTTTCCAATCTGCTGAAGAAGATTTGGAAATGGCCAACGAAATGCTTAAAGACAGTGATCCAGATATGCGTGAAATGGCGCAAGAAGAGCACAAAGCAGCAAAAGCGGCGATTGAAGAGTTAGAGCAAGAGCTACAAATTCTATTACTGCCGAAAGATCCAAACGATGATAACAACTGTTTCGTTGAGATTCGTGCTGGTGCTGGTGGTGATGAAGCTGCTATTTTCGCTGGTGATATTTTCCGCATGTACAGCCGATACGCTGAGAAAAAAGGCTGGAAAGTGGAGGTGATGAACATGAACGAAAGTGAGCAGGGTGGCTACAAAGAAATCATCGCAAAAATTAACGGCGAAGGTGTTTACGGCGAGATGAAGTTCGAGTCAGGTGGTCACCGCGTACAACGTGTACCAGAAACTGAATCACAAGGCCGTGTTCATACCTCTGCTTGTACTGTCGTGGTAATGCCAGAAATTCCTGAATCTGAAGCGATTGAAATTAACAAGGCCGACTTAAAAGTAGATACCTTCCGCGCCTCTGGTGCTGGTGGTCAGCACGTTAACAAAACCGACTCTGCGATTCGTATTACCCACATTCCAACCGGCTTAGTGGTGGAATGTCAAGACCAGCGTTCACAACATAAAAACCGCGCACAGGCCATGTCTGTGCTTCAAGCGCGTTTACAACAAGCGGAAGACGATAAGCGCCGCGCCGAAGAAGAGTCTTCACGTCGTAGCCTAGTCGCTAGTGGTGATCGCTCTGAACGTATTCGCACTTACAACTACCCACAAGGGCGTATGACAGACCACCGCATTAACTTAACGTTGTATCGCTTAAACGAAGTGATTGAAGGTAACTTACAGTTAGTGATGGATCCAATCCTTCAAGAAAACCAAGCAGACTTATTAGCGTCACTTGCTGATCAAAACTAA
- a CDS encoding SirB2 family protein: MKHLHMTLAIISVSFFTLRFFWLLKSPQMLDKKWVKISPHVIDTFLLGIGVVMAVKLALNPTEQLWLAEKLMAIVAYIFTGIYALKFARNRTMQIFGYVGAMGWVMLVFKIAHTKETFFF, encoded by the coding sequence ATGAAACACTTACACATGACGCTGGCAATTATCAGCGTAAGCTTTTTTACATTGCGCTTTTTCTGGTTACTGAAATCACCGCAGATGCTGGACAAAAAATGGGTGAAAATCTCTCCGCACGTCATTGATACGTTTTTACTCGGTATTGGTGTTGTGATGGCGGTAAAACTAGCATTAAATCCAACAGAGCAGTTGTGGTTGGCTGAAAAGCTGATGGCGATAGTCGCTTATATTTTTACTGGCATCTATGCCTTAAAATTCGCTCGCAATCGCACCATGCAAATTTTCGGCTATGTCGGTGCAATGGGCTGGGTTATGCTGGTCTTTAAAATCGCTCATACCAAAGAAACCTTCTTCTTTTAA
- the prmC gene encoding peptide chain release factor N(5)-glutamine methyltransferase: MNSEVLPTIEVVLASASKQLADVSDSPLLDAKVLLADALEQTLTYLITWHDKPLTEGQLSAFQQMLDRRLAGEPIAYIVGVKEFWSLPFFVAPSTLIPRPDTETLIELVLANHQVNHSSNHDKDNLRLLDLGTGTGAIALALASENPSWQVQAVDFNPDAIKLAQRNAQHLALTQVKIYQSDWFSTVNGQSNEDKFDIIVSNPPYIDEADPHLVAGDVRFEPKSALVADNQGLADIEHIVCEAKNYLANGGAIYLEHGYQQGAAVRDILTANGYQNAQTEQDLAGNERITWACLA; the protein is encoded by the coding sequence TTGAACAGTGAAGTACTTCCTACCATAGAAGTTGTTTTAGCATCAGCAAGCAAGCAGCTTGCTGATGTCTCTGACTCCCCCTTGCTTGATGCGAAAGTGCTACTTGCCGACGCACTTGAGCAAACCTTAACTTATCTTATTACTTGGCACGATAAGCCGCTCACCGAAGGTCAATTAAGCGCTTTTCAGCAAATGCTTGATAGACGTTTAGCAGGCGAGCCAATTGCTTATATTGTGGGTGTTAAAGAGTTTTGGTCGCTGCCATTTTTTGTTGCACCTTCAACACTCATCCCACGCCCAGATACTGAGACCTTGATTGAGTTAGTACTTGCTAATCATCAGGTTAACCATTCGTCAAACCATGATAAAGATAACCTGCGACTATTAGACTTAGGCACAGGTACAGGTGCAATCGCCTTAGCACTGGCCTCAGAAAATCCTAGCTGGCAAGTGCAAGCAGTTGACTTTAATCCTGATGCGATAAAACTGGCGCAGCGAAATGCTCAGCATTTAGCGTTAACCCAGGTTAAGATTTATCAGTCTGATTGGTTTAGCACGGTGAATGGGCAAAGCAACGAAGATAAGTTTGATATCATTGTGAGCAACCCACCGTATATAGATGAAGCTGATCCACATTTAGTAGCAGGCGATGTGAGATTTGAACCGAAATCCGCGCTGGTAGCTGATAATCAAGGGCTTGCTGATATTGAACATATCGTTTGTGAAGCGAAAAATTATCTAGCCAACGGCGGTGCTATATATCTTGAACACGGCTATCAGCAAGGAGCGGCAGTAAGAGATATTCTGACCGCTAACGGCTATCAAAATGCACAGACCGAGCAAGACTTAGCTGGCAATGAACGCATAACTTGGGCATGCTTAGCTTAA